The Musa acuminata AAA Group cultivar baxijiao chromosome BXJ2-5, Cavendish_Baxijiao_AAA, whole genome shotgun sequence genomic interval TGCACGTGAGCCGAATGAACGGCTCTTGCTGCATCTGATGAAGGGAGGATGCCTCACGCACCTCGAGATCCGGGATCCTGTCTGCTATTTCAAGATGCCACTGAGATTTGAATGAGGTTAACACTTCTTTTTTACGCCTTCAAGTTTCAACTCCCTCTCTCGGTCTTACCGTCTTCGTCTCGTTTAACCCCTCTCCTCTTCCTGTGGTACAGACGAAGGCGAAGGATAAGGTTCGCTCGCATACTTCGCTTCTCCTCGGGCGTCGCTTCGTCCCCAAAGCACAAGGAGTAGCCTCCGCTCCCCGCGTGAAAGCTTCCTCCTCTCGTGTCGCTTGTAGCTCAAGCAAAGCAAGGTGCCTCCTCCgcctcctttctcctctcttctaaGCCAAGCCTTCTCTCCCTTGTTGAATCCTCCTCGGcgctcgtcgctcgccgctcgccgctcgccgctcgccgctcgccgcggTGTTTGAAGCTAATTAACGCCATTTAATTTGATTGAATTTGTGGGTCCGGTTCGATTCAACCGGATCTGAATCGGGTACGAGAGTTCTATAGTGTAGTGGTCCCTTTTTGTTCGTGGTTGGGCTTTTAGGAAAGCACAGCTTTGTCCCTCTCTCGGCCAGCCTTTAGCAGCAGCTAAACACAAGCCCTGCTTCACGTGCAGGCAGCTCGTCTTTGGATGCATATGTTTGCTTCTCGCCGAGCTTTTTGAATGGCCTTCTCCAATTCTGTAGCCATAGAAATGCCCCTTAGATCAAGGCTCCCACTTGAAGACATGTAGCACAGCTATCATGGCCTAGAGAGGTGTGTGGCACAGCTAAATGGAAAGAACTAGAAAAAGAAGCTGGGAGAGTTTGTACTTTGTACGCCTCACCCAGTAGCTAATGTTCTTTTTGAAGCACTGGATTGGACAATCCCGGCAAAGAACAGTAAGCTTAACAGTTTAATGGGGGTGAGGCCTGATGCTTACATCAATCTTTGGCCTTGTATTCCTCATGGTAAATTGTCTGAAGCTACCAACTTTCAGAGATTACAGCAACTATTCTTTGTTCTTGACTTGGTTGGTCGGACATTGTTATCAACCAACGAGCCTCATATGATCTGAAAACGATTCCCACAAGCTTAGCAAGCAATCTTTACCTTCCTCGCAATCTCTTATATTATGGTAGCAATCTACTCTTTCCAGCTTCATCTCTCATCATAGATAGCCACCTTCCCCTTTTCCCCATACAAACGATTCGATTCCGACGTCCCCTCCAAGTGTTTTTTTGACTGTCCTCTCGTTGCTCTATCCATTTCAGATCGCAGACGCTGCCTGTTATCCATGGCCGAAGAATCTGAGCCCACACAGGAAGCCGATTCCGCCGGGCAGTTACTATCCCAAGCGCGGCAGCTCGTCCCTGCGGCACTCGGCAAGGCCCGGGCCGCCACCGGCTTCCCAGGGAGATGGAAATCGATAATCTCCAAGCTGGAGCGCGTCTCGCCGTGTCTCTCCGACCTCTCGAGCCACCCCTGCTTCGCGAAGAACGAGCTCTGTAAGGAACTGCTACAGTCGGTGACGAAGACCGTCGCCGAAGCCATCGGGCTCGCCGGCCGCTGCTGTTCCGCAGAGCCGCTTTGCTCGGGGAAGCTCCGGATGCAGAGCGACCTTGACGCCTTGTCGGGCGAGCTCGACCTCCTCCTCAACGACTGTGAATTGCTGGTGAAGACCGGGGTCCTCGgcgacgccgccgccgccaccgccatgTCCCCGACTGTTACCAAGTCGCCGACGCAGGACGGCGTGCGTGAATTGCTAGCCCGCTTGCAGATTGGCCATGCCGAGGCCAAGCACCGGGCCGTGGACGGCCTCCTTGAAGCGATGAGGGAGGACGAGAAGAGCGTTCTCGCTGCACTCGGCCGGAGCAATATATGCGCTCTGATACGGTTGCTCAGCGCGAACTCCATGAAGACCAGAGAGACGGCAGCCACCGTGATCTGCTTGCTCGCGGAGTCTTGGAGTTGCGAGAAGCTACTGGTTTCGGAAGGAGTGCTTCCACCTCTAATCAGGCTTGCAGAGTCTGGAAGTCTGGTATGTAGAGAGAAGGCAGTGGTCTCGCTGCAGAGGCTATCCATGGCCGCCGACACCGCCCGCTCCATAGTCGGGCATGGAGGTGTGCCGGTGCTGATCGAGATCTGCCAGATAGGAGACTCCATTTGCCAAGCAGCGGCTGCAGGGACGCTGAGGAATCTCTCGGCAGTGCCCGATGTCAGGCAGACATTAGCGGACGAAGGCATCATCAGAGTCATGATCGATCTCCTCAACTGCGGGATGGTTCTTGGTTCCAAGGAGTACGCCGCAGAGTGCTTGCAGAACCTCACCGCCATCAACGACGACCTAAGGAGGTCAGTCGTCTCGGAGGGAGGACCGCTTAGCCTCTTGGCCTACATGGACGGGCCATTGCCGCAGGAACCAGCGGTGTGCGCGCTGAGGAACCTGATCGGCTCCGTCGCTGTCGACGGCCTCATGTCGCTGGGCGTCCTTCCTCGGCTAGTCCACGTACTCAAGGATGGATCTCTCGGCGCACGGCAGGCGGCAGCCGGCATCATCTGCAGGATATCGAGTTCGTCCGAGACGAAGAAGGCGATTGGCGAGCTTGGCTGCGTGCCGTTGCTTGCCAAGATGCTCGACGCCAAGGCGAACACCGCGAGGGAGGTCGCTGCGCAGGCCATTTCGGGGTTGATGAGCCACCCGCAGAACAAGCGGGAGCTCaagaaggaggagaagagcgTGGCCAATCTCGTTCGCTTGCTGGATCCGAGTCCTCAGAACACAGCAAAGAAGTACGCAGTCGCTTGTCTCCTCTCCCTGTCGTCAAGCAAGAGGTGCAAGAAACAGATGATCTCCTACGGCGCCGTCGGGTTTCTCAAGAAGCTCTGTGAATCAGACATAGCTGGTGCCAAGAAGCTACTTGAAAGATTAGAGAGGAGGAAGCTGAGGGGCTTGTTCATCAGAAAGTAGGGGTGATGAATGCTTCATCATCGCTGATCTTGTACAGAACGAACGATGTTTCATCGACTCCAGGAAGAAGAGAGGAGTTGTTCATATCTACCATGTCTTTCTTGTAGATGTGTCGGAATCTCCCGATCACTGTGAGCTTGAATGCTGCTTCGTAGTCTCTGAGCCAAGACATGAAACTGAAAGGCCACGATTAGTTGTCTCGGCAGTGGTAGGTGATCACTCTGCTTCACCTGCACTGATCATGCAACTGCTACCTCGTCGGAGGATGTCTTGTTGGTGTGTCTCTTTCGGATGGTGTCGGTGGCGATGTCAGTGGTTGGGTGTTGGATGAATTCACCATGGTTTTTGTCGAATATTGGTAGAGATATTATAAACAATTTAAGTTGGTGCCAATCGATGAAAAATAATCGTATTACAAACAATAgggaaaatattttcttaattcCAACTATGATGTTTCATATCGTAAAGAAAAAACCTTGTCATATCATAGAATGATGACGATTATTGGATCATATCAtatcaataattttattaaaactaaACTTCGCGTGAGAATCCTTTTCTCTCCTAGTGCTATAACCATCGAACTAGTTTATTTATATCTCGTGATTCGATTCTATATATATTAAGATTCGAAAAAGTAGATTAGATTTGATTAGATCAATTTTGTCACATCGAATTGTTTATCAAATTAGATATTGATAAACAATATAAGACGAATCGATCATCATTCATCATATTAGTATCATAGATCAATCTTCTCTTAGATATTGAAAAATGATTTGGGTCAATTTTCGAGCTATTCAGTTATTGAGATGTTTCTTAGGAAAATCAAAAGATAGTTCAAATCAGTTATTAGCTCTTCTATAGGACATTCGTAAAAAATATTTTGGGAAGACTAAAGGACGGTTCAGATCGATTACGAATTAGTTTCCCTACGAAATATTCGTAAAAATATTTCAAGAAGATTAAGGAATAGTTTAGATCAATTATGAGTAATCTACTTTACGAAATATCCATAGAAATATTTCAAGAAGATTAATGATATTGATTACAAGCCAACCCCTCCACGAGATCTACTTGAGATATTCTTCTCAACCCCTCCGACGAGATCTACTTGAGATATTCTTCTCCCTCTGGAGATTGGTTAGTGTAAAAACATATTCATAGCTTCCaaaaaatgagagaaaaaaataagaCTACTAACTTAACGTCGAAGGGATCGACTTAAGAGAACCTTCTCAACCTCCATCTTTACGCAAGAACAAAGTCGAGAAGTCTCTGTTTTATTCCGAATGACCTTTCGCACTTGGATCAGGGCCATGCGGCATGCTCGATCtgttatgatttatgatttatgttttgTTGTACCCTTTGCTTTTTTGACATTATTAATATACTTTATTTTGAATTCTTTCGGGACAAAAAAACTCTTGGGATGCAAATTAGTTGGATTAGGAAAACATGCTTTGGGTGCTTTCAGATGAACTTTTGCCATCTGAATCACACATCCACATC includes:
- the LOC135612414 gene encoding vacuolar protein 8-like, with the translated sequence MAEESEPTQEADSAGQLLSQARQLVPAALGKARAATGFPGRWKSIISKLERVSPCLSDLSSHPCFAKNELCKELLQSVTKTVAEAIGLAGRCCSAEPLCSGKLRMQSDLDALSGELDLLLNDCELLVKTGVLGDAAAATAMSPTVTKSPTQDGVRELLARLQIGHAEAKHRAVDGLLEAMREDEKSVLAALGRSNICALIRLLSANSMKTRETAATVICLLAESWSCEKLLVSEGVLPPLIRLAESGSLVCREKAVVSLQRLSMAADTARSIVGHGGVPVLIEICQIGDSICQAAAAGTLRNLSAVPDVRQTLADEGIIRVMIDLLNCGMVLGSKEYAAECLQNLTAINDDLRRSVVSEGGPLSLLAYMDGPLPQEPAVCALRNLIGSVAVDGLMSLGVLPRLVHVLKDGSLGARQAAAGIICRISSSSETKKAIGELGCVPLLAKMLDAKANTAREVAAQAISGLMSHPQNKRELKKEEKSVANLVRLLDPSPQNTAKKYAVACLLSLSSSKRCKKQMISYGAVGFLKKLCESDIAGAKKLLERLERRKLRGLFIRK